One region of Chitinophaga varians genomic DNA includes:
- a CDS encoding SusC/RagA family TonB-linked outer membrane protein, with protein MKTALPFPGFARNLPLIVFWLLLLTGIPAIAADIPVAGKVTDDKGSPLPGVSVSVKGTAKGASTNDLGAFSLSVPNEQAILVFSYVGYQRKELPVTPGKPMLVQLEPDNKGLGEVIVVGYGTQRKESVTGAVSAITAKDIERVHGSTVSATLAGKIPGVSFRMPDGRPGASANIQIRNMGNPLYVIDGIQKDAGQFNNISPNDIESITVLKDASAAIYGVRAANGVVVVTTKRGRMGSGNLINVDGYTGWQNWSRFPKTVGAYEWMLGKAEAEMNRENPGTQITPAELEKWKAGTEKGYQSFDWYDFIIKKNAPQRSINVNATGGSENINYYLSVTRLDQKSVLGREFDFNRTNIQSNVDARITKRLKVGVQINGRIEERDNPGVPGGDDYWAPRFALFRNRPTERPYANDNPAYPNDIGHNTENWAVQTKAISGYWTETWRVLQTNLNAEYNTPLKGLTLKGMYSYYFADRQMDGHEYTYDTYTFYPQDSTYRRTGGSSNPWRERGTRKILEQVTQGQANYANTFGKHSIGATFVAERIVRRELDVWLHAVPKNNVLPLIQFADMDTYNDNDDTQARIGYIGRLNYSYADKYFLEVAGRSDASWKFAPDRRWGFFPSVSAGWRITEEGFFRNLLGRNSILTDLKVRASYGELGDDDIGIGAYDYMSGYNYNTSKVILDGQVVVGSADKGVPNNRLSWFVSRITDIGIDYSLWNGKVTGAVDYFYRKRTGLRGPKYDILVPSEIGYALPDENVNSDAQVGGEISAAYNGKIGQVQFMVGGNFSYSRGRFLQSYKPLWGNSLDHYRNSQENRWSGIYWGYEVVGQFKSQEEINHYPVNIDGKGNKTMLPGDLIYKDANGDGIINDLDMRPIGYQTTGNPTIGIGFNIGVRWKGIDFSADFSGGSLYSFSQNWEMRWPYQNNGNLLKQFYEDRWHRQDPFDVNSQWIPGKYPALRFNDGGHSNYNKPSTFWLTNVHYIRLRTMEMGYTLPQPWLDRIKLKKVRLYVNTYNLFSIDNVKQLGIEPEIADENGLQYPQNKFINVGFNLTF; from the coding sequence ATGAAAACAGCGTTACCATTTCCGGGCTTCGCCCGGAACCTGCCCCTTATTGTCTTTTGGTTACTGTTGTTGACAGGCATTCCGGCAATTGCAGCGGACATTCCTGTTGCCGGAAAAGTCACGGACGATAAAGGCAGTCCGCTGCCCGGCGTCAGTGTGAGTGTGAAAGGCACCGCCAAAGGCGCCTCCACCAATGACCTCGGCGCCTTTTCCCTCAGTGTGCCCAACGAACAAGCCATTCTCGTTTTTAGTTATGTAGGTTATCAACGAAAAGAATTACCCGTTACCCCCGGTAAACCAATGCTGGTACAGCTGGAACCAGACAACAAGGGGCTGGGTGAAGTGATCGTGGTGGGATACGGCACGCAGCGCAAAGAGTCGGTGACCGGCGCGGTATCCGCCATCACCGCCAAAGACATAGAGCGGGTACATGGCTCTACTGTCAGCGCTACGCTGGCAGGTAAAATACCCGGCGTGAGCTTCCGTATGCCCGACGGCAGGCCCGGTGCTTCTGCCAATATCCAGATCCGTAACATGGGCAACCCCCTGTATGTGATCGACGGAATACAAAAAGACGCAGGACAGTTTAATAACATCTCTCCCAACGACATTGAAAGCATTACCGTGCTAAAAGACGCGTCAGCGGCCATTTACGGTGTACGTGCCGCTAACGGGGTAGTGGTGGTGACCACCAAGCGCGGTCGCATGGGCAGCGGTAACCTGATTAACGTAGACGGTTATACGGGATGGCAGAACTGGTCACGTTTTCCCAAAACAGTTGGTGCCTACGAATGGATGCTGGGCAAAGCCGAGGCAGAAATGAACCGCGAAAATCCCGGCACACAAATCACGCCGGCCGAGCTGGAAAAATGGAAAGCCGGCACGGAGAAAGGCTATCAAAGCTTCGATTGGTACGACTTCATCATCAAAAAAAACGCACCACAACGCTCTATTAACGTGAACGCTACCGGTGGCTCTGAGAACATCAATTACTACCTGTCGGTTACCCGGCTTGACCAGAAGTCCGTGCTGGGCCGTGAGTTCGATTTTAATCGCACCAATATCCAGAGCAACGTGGACGCCCGGATTACCAAACGCCTCAAAGTGGGCGTGCAGATCAATGGCCGTATTGAAGAACGCGACAATCCCGGCGTACCAGGTGGAGACGACTACTGGGCGCCGCGTTTCGCTTTGTTCCGCAATCGTCCCACAGAGCGGCCTTACGCCAATGACAACCCCGCCTATCCCAACGATATTGGCCATAACACAGAAAACTGGGCAGTGCAGACCAAAGCCATTTCCGGCTACTGGACGGAGACCTGGCGCGTACTGCAGACCAACCTGAACGCAGAGTACAATACACCCTTAAAAGGGCTTACGCTCAAAGGCATGTACTCCTACTATTTTGCCGACCGGCAGATGGATGGCCACGAGTACACCTACGACACCTATACTTTTTATCCGCAGGACAGCACTTACCGCCGCACCGGCGGCAGCTCCAATCCCTGGCGCGAAAGAGGCACCCGTAAAATACTGGAACAGGTAACACAAGGACAGGCCAACTACGCGAATACTTTCGGTAAACATAGCATCGGCGCCACTTTTGTGGCAGAACGTATCGTTCGCCGGGAACTGGACGTGTGGCTGCATGCCGTTCCTAAAAACAACGTGTTGCCACTGATCCAGTTTGCCGATATGGACACCTATAACGATAACGATGATACGCAGGCGAGGATCGGTTATATCGGCCGCCTCAACTACAGCTATGCGGATAAATATTTCCTGGAAGTAGCCGGAAGAAGTGATGCTTCCTGGAAATTCGCGCCGGACAGACGCTGGGGTTTCTTTCCTTCCGTATCAGCCGGGTGGCGTATTACTGAGGAAGGGTTTTTCCGCAATCTCCTCGGGCGCAACAGTATCCTCACAGACCTGAAGGTGCGCGCTTCCTACGGTGAGCTGGGCGATGATGATATCGGTATCGGCGCTTATGATTATATGTCAGGTTATAATTACAATACTTCCAAAGTGATCCTCGACGGCCAGGTGGTGGTAGGCTCCGCAGACAAAGGCGTTCCGAATAACCGACTTTCCTGGTTCGTGTCCCGCATCACAGATATCGGTATCGACTACTCGCTGTGGAACGGTAAAGTGACCGGCGCGGTGGATTACTTCTACCGTAAGCGTACCGGATTGCGGGGGCCTAAATATGATATCCTGGTGCCCAGCGAAATAGGCTATGCGTTGCCCGATGAAAATGTGAACAGCGACGCGCAGGTCGGTGGAGAGATATCCGCCGCGTACAACGGAAAAATAGGACAGGTACAGTTTATGGTGGGCGGTAATTTTTCGTACTCCCGTGGCCGTTTTCTGCAGTCGTATAAGCCGCTGTGGGGCAACTCCCTGGACCACTACCGCAATTCACAGGAAAACCGCTGGAGCGGTATTTACTGGGGATATGAAGTGGTAGGCCAGTTTAAATCACAGGAGGAAATCAACCATTATCCTGTCAACATTGATGGAAAAGGGAATAAGACCATGTTGCCCGGTGATTTGATTTACAAGGATGCCAATGGCGACGGGATCATCAACGATCTGGACATGCGCCCCATTGGCTATCAGACCACCGGCAACCCTACCATTGGTATTGGCTTTAATATCGGTGTACGCTGGAAAGGCATCGATTTTTCTGCCGATTTCTCCGGTGGCTCCCTGTATTCTTTCTCTCAAAACTGGGAGATGCGCTGGCCTTATCAGAACAACGGCAACCTGCTGAAACAATTCTATGAAGACCGCTGGCACAGGCAGGACCCGTTTGATGTGAACAGCCAGTGGATACCCGGTAAGTATCCGGCGTTGCGTTTCAATGATGGCGGTCACAGTAACTACAATAAACCATCTACCTTCTGGCTGACCAACGTACATTATATCCGCCTGCGGACCATGGAAATGGGATATACGCTGCCACAGCCCTGGCTGGACAGGATCAAGCTGAAGAAAGTCCGTCTGTACGTGAATACCTACAATCTGTTTTCCATTGATAATGTGAAGCAGCTGGGCATTGAACCGGAAATAGCCGACGAGAACGGACTACAGTATCCGCAGAACAAGTTTATCAACGTTGGTTTCAATCTCACTTTCTAA
- a CDS encoding RagB/SusD family nutrient uptake outer membrane protein — protein MRTYGFYILLILTLFGCVKSNDNFLDRAPSNILLDEQVWKDEVLVLSVIANLYDRYPDYQTIENWSEFAAFDEAFASESGQYGRHKNQQYSYGSWGYWDYGYIRELNLFIEKCGKANLLKPEVRDRFLAEARFLRANVYFELVKRMGGVPLVLEPLTYDYKGDPGALQRPRQKESEIYDFVIREMDAIMPALPDDANIKSRATKGLVLATKARAALYAASIAKYGATTPQVSLPGGEVGIPASMADGYYKTALAAAQQLINSGKYALYNKKPDNRSENFAALFYDKGGNPEVIFVKDFKLQSGKVQEWTLANQPRSLAEEQQGGRLNPSLNLVQSFEKLDNTFAPYATNTPGGDYIYYDKPEDMFAGRDARLAGTVILPGTEFKSKKVDIWAGYILKDGSIVTANNFGGQAVVGGNRIQVVGFDGPIDNLEFSAQTGFYVRKYQDPAVGSGRIGTKSEVWWVRYRYAEVLLNAAEAAFELGDKNTAAGYLNQVRARAGLTIPLAPGDITFDRIVHERKVELAFEGHQLWDMKRWRLAHIVWDGLSTDLTIHPESARSTSTRVFGLLPYRIYNPGTPQDGKWVFKKVIPSNVTSAHQFRLGNYYSFIGDDIRNNNPLVIKNPNQ, from the coding sequence ATGAGAACGTATGGTTTTTATATACTGTTGATATTGACCCTTTTCGGGTGTGTGAAAAGCAATGATAATTTTCTGGACCGTGCGCCCAGCAATATTCTGCTGGATGAGCAGGTGTGGAAAGACGAAGTGCTGGTATTATCCGTGATAGCGAACCTGTACGACCGTTATCCCGATTATCAGACCATCGAAAACTGGTCGGAATTTGCTGCTTTTGATGAAGCCTTTGCTTCCGAGTCAGGGCAGTACGGGCGGCATAAGAACCAGCAATATAGTTATGGCTCCTGGGGCTACTGGGATTATGGTTACATCCGTGAGCTGAACCTGTTCATCGAAAAGTGCGGCAAAGCGAACCTGCTGAAGCCTGAGGTCAGGGACCGTTTCCTGGCGGAGGCGCGTTTCCTGCGGGCCAATGTGTATTTCGAACTGGTAAAACGTATGGGTGGCGTGCCATTGGTACTGGAGCCGCTGACCTATGACTATAAAGGAGATCCCGGTGCCTTGCAAAGGCCCCGTCAGAAAGAATCAGAGATCTATGATTTTGTGATCAGGGAGATGGATGCCATTATGCCGGCATTGCCTGATGATGCCAATATTAAGAGCCGCGCCACTAAAGGGCTGGTGCTTGCCACCAAAGCGCGCGCTGCCCTGTATGCCGCGTCCATCGCAAAATACGGGGCTACTACGCCGCAGGTGTCACTGCCCGGTGGTGAGGTGGGCATTCCTGCTTCTATGGCAGACGGCTATTATAAAACGGCGCTGGCAGCAGCGCAGCAGTTGATCAACAGCGGCAAATATGCGCTGTACAACAAAAAGCCGGACAATCGGTCCGAGAATTTCGCTGCGCTGTTTTATGACAAAGGCGGCAATCCTGAAGTTATTTTCGTGAAGGATTTTAAACTGCAAAGCGGCAAAGTTCAGGAATGGACGCTGGCCAACCAACCCCGTTCCCTCGCGGAAGAGCAGCAGGGCGGCCGGCTGAATCCATCGCTCAACCTGGTGCAGTCTTTCGAAAAACTGGACAATACCTTTGCGCCCTATGCCACCAATACGCCCGGCGGTGATTACATCTACTATGATAAACCGGAAGATATGTTTGCCGGCCGGGATGCCCGTTTAGCCGGCACCGTTATACTTCCCGGAACAGAATTCAAAAGCAAAAAAGTAGATATCTGGGCGGGCTATATCCTGAAAGACGGCAGCATTGTAACGGCCAACAACTTTGGCGGACAAGCCGTTGTAGGCGGCAATCGTATACAGGTAGTGGGTTTTGACGGGCCGATCGATAACCTGGAATTCAGCGCGCAGACAGGTTTTTATGTGCGTAAATACCAGGACCCGGCCGTTGGCTCCGGTCGTATCGGCACCAAAAGCGAAGTATGGTGGGTGCGTTACCGTTATGCGGAAGTGCTGCTCAACGCTGCGGAAGCGGCCTTTGAACTGGGCGATAAAAACACGGCGGCAGGTTATCTCAACCAGGTGCGGGCGCGTGCAGGGCTGACTATCCCGCTTGCACCCGGCGATATTACCTTCGACCGGATTGTGCATGAAAGAAAAGTAGAGCTGGCCTTTGAAGGCCATCAACTCTGGGACATGAAACGTTGGCGCCTTGCGCACATAGTGTGGGACGGCCTTTCCACTGATTTGACCATCCACCCGGAAAGTGCCCGTTCCACCAGTACCCGCGTATTTGGCCTCTTGCCTTACCGCATCTACAATCCTGGTACACCGCAGGACGGCAAATGGGTGTTCAAAAAAGTAATTCCCAGCAATGTTACGAGTGCGCACCAGTTCAGGTTGGGCAACTATTACTCTTTTATTGGAGATGATATCCGGAACAACAACCCGTTGGTGATCAAAAATCCTAACCAGTAA
- a CDS encoding DUF3823 domain-containing protein → MRNNLFIIIIVLLAASCKKDNYPAPGTTFKGRITYQGEAVNVSHGEVFFELWESGWGKRTPINVAVAQDGSFSSLLFDGNYQLVLPKGQGPYLTLPDAASHTDTTLLQLKGDRTMDIEVLPYYMVRNAKVSATGRQVTANCKLEKIITDTRAKNVERVTLYVNRTQFVDGINNIVTQSMNGGDIQDPGNVTLLVNVPAVNPVQSSVFVRVGVKIEGVEDMIFSPVIEQKL, encoded by the coding sequence ATGAGAAACAATCTATTTATCATCATCATAGTATTACTGGCAGCCTCCTGTAAAAAAGACAACTACCCGGCGCCCGGCACCACTTTTAAAGGCCGTATCACCTACCAGGGAGAAGCGGTGAATGTCAGCCATGGCGAAGTGTTTTTTGAACTGTGGGAATCCGGCTGGGGAAAACGTACGCCCATCAACGTGGCAGTGGCACAGGACGGCTCTTTTTCCTCGCTGCTGTTTGACGGTAATTACCAGCTGGTACTGCCCAAAGGACAGGGGCCTTACCTTACGCTGCCGGATGCGGCCAGCCATACGGATACCACCCTGTTGCAGCTGAAAGGGGACCGTACCATGGACATAGAGGTATTGCCGTATTATATGGTCAGGAACGCTAAAGTCAGTGCCACCGGCCGTCAGGTAACGGCTAATTGTAAACTGGAGAAGATCATCACGGATACCCGCGCCAAAAACGTAGAGCGTGTTACGCTATATGTTAACAGGACACAGTTTGTGGACGGTATCAATAATATCGTCACACAAAGCATGAATGGCGGCGATATCCAGGACCCTGGCAATGTTACGTTGCTGGTGAATGTGCCTGCTGTCAATCCGGTGCAATCATCGGTGTTTGTCCGGGTGGGCGTCAAAATAGAAGGGGTGGAGGATATGATCTTCTCGCCGGTCATCGAACAAAAGTTATAA
- a CDS encoding alpha/beta hydrolase — MKKQTLFNSLKSTILALTLVLFTFTATNAQTIKNIVLVHGAFADGSGYKGVYEALTRQGYHVTVVQNPLTSLEDDVRATKLALDAQDGPTILAGHSWGGVVITEAGNHPKVAGLVYIAAFQPDNNETALKWVQTAPPAPENGILPADANGIVYYDKAKFHAGFCADVSKEDAAFMYASQGAFYAKCFIAPVTDAAWRHKPAFGIVATEDKSINPDIERNMYKRSNTKITEIKGSHAVYISQPQKVANVIIEAAKTVSGK, encoded by the coding sequence ATGAAAAAGCAAACACTCTTCAACTCCCTGAAAAGCACCATCCTGGCCCTCACGCTCGTTCTTTTCACTTTCACTGCCACCAATGCGCAGACTATTAAAAACATCGTATTGGTACACGGCGCCTTCGCTGACGGTTCCGGCTACAAAGGCGTCTATGAAGCACTTACCAGGCAGGGTTACCATGTCACCGTGGTGCAAAACCCGCTGACCTCCCTCGAAGACGATGTCAGGGCCACCAAACTGGCACTGGATGCGCAAGACGGACCGACCATTCTTGCCGGCCACTCATGGGGAGGTGTCGTTATCACGGAAGCAGGCAATCATCCTAAGGTAGCCGGACTGGTATACATCGCCGCCTTCCAGCCCGACAACAATGAAACAGCTCTCAAATGGGTCCAGACTGCGCCTCCAGCTCCTGAAAACGGCATATTGCCCGCAGACGCCAACGGTATTGTTTACTACGACAAAGCGAAATTCCACGCGGGTTTCTGCGCGGATGTAAGCAAGGAAGATGCTGCCTTCATGTACGCTTCGCAGGGCGCATTCTACGCCAAATGTTTTATTGCGCCAGTCACCGACGCCGCCTGGAGACATAAACCTGCTTTTGGTATCGTGGCTACAGAAGATAAAAGCATCAACCCTGATATCGAACGGAATATGTACAAACGCTCCAACACTAAAATAACTGAGATAAAAGGCAGCCACGCTGTATATATCTCACAACCGCAAAAAGTGGCCAACGTCATTATCGAAGCCGCAAAAACAGTATCCGGCAAATAA
- a CDS encoding helix-turn-helix domain-containing protein, whose protein sequence is MKLKLKEDNTGGELLLFKDEPGLDRQVFTKDRFNKYFTIAWNPGKSQTVTIDGMEYEFPSNSLLTLLFNQSFSFEQAETIVAWQFNREFYCIIDHDSEVSCVGFLFSSTDHLIVKLSGHAQQKLQLLSDVFIEEFKTSDHIQHEMLLMLLKRLIIYVTSLAKSGYLPSKKLPDERFHIIRKFNLLVEANFKTEHSVSFYAGLLCKSPKTLSNLFALYNQKTPSQIIQDRIVVEARRLLVYTDKSIKHITFELGFEDIAYFSNFFKKNTGTSPSDFRNKGGFEKGK, encoded by the coding sequence ATGAAACTCAAACTAAAAGAGGACAATACCGGCGGTGAATTACTGCTGTTTAAAGATGAGCCTGGCCTGGACAGACAGGTATTCACCAAAGACCGGTTCAATAAGTATTTCACTATCGCCTGGAATCCCGGCAAAAGCCAGACTGTCACCATCGATGGAATGGAATATGAATTCCCTTCCAATAGCTTATTAACATTATTATTCAACCAGTCATTCAGCTTTGAGCAGGCTGAAACTATTGTAGCGTGGCAGTTCAACCGGGAATTCTACTGCATCATCGACCATGATAGCGAAGTTAGCTGTGTAGGCTTTCTGTTCAGCAGTACAGACCACCTTATTGTAAAGCTGAGCGGGCACGCACAGCAAAAGCTGCAGTTACTCTCTGATGTATTTATAGAAGAGTTCAAGACATCAGACCATATCCAGCATGAAATGTTGCTGATGTTATTAAAGCGTCTCATTATCTACGTGACCAGCCTGGCTAAATCCGGATATTTGCCTTCCAAAAAACTCCCGGACGAGCGGTTCCATATTATCCGGAAATTCAATCTGCTGGTCGAAGCCAACTTCAAAACAGAACACTCCGTCAGTTTTTATGCCGGACTATTGTGCAAGTCGCCCAAAACACTATCGAACCTATTTGCGTTATATAATCAGAAAACCCCATCACAGATCATTCAGGACAGAATTGTGGTAGAAGCCCGAAGGTTACTGGTATACACAGACAAATCCATTAAACACATCACCTTTGAATTGGGATTTGAAGACATAGCGTATTTCTCCAATTTCTTCAAAAAGAACACCGGCACATCACCTTCCGACTTCAGAAACAAAGGGGGATTCGAAAAAGGGAAATAA
- a CDS encoding alpha/beta fold hydrolase, whose product MNKITVKDGTEIYYKDWGTGQPLVFHHGWPLSSDDWDAQMIFFLNQGFRVIAFDRRGHGRSSQTAIGHDMDTYASDVAELAKALDLKNAVHIGHSTGGGEVIRYVAKYGQGRVAKAVLVSAVTPIMVKNDNNPDGVPMSVFDEIRVNTATNRQQFFQDFTIPFYGYNREGAKKSQGIMDNWWRQGMMGAIKAHYDCIKAFSETDFTEDLKSVDVPVLVMHGEDDQIVPIATTGVKAAQLLKNGKLISYPGFPHGMPTTEAATINADLLAFIKA is encoded by the coding sequence ATGAACAAGATTACAGTAAAAGACGGCACTGAGATTTACTACAAAGATTGGGGAACTGGTCAACCGCTGGTATTCCATCACGGCTGGCCGCTGTCAAGTGACGACTGGGATGCCCAGATGATTTTTTTCCTGAACCAGGGGTTCCGGGTGATCGCTTTTGACCGCAGAGGCCATGGACGCTCCAGCCAGACAGCCATTGGACATGATATGGACACCTACGCATCTGACGTAGCGGAACTGGCGAAAGCGCTGGACCTAAAAAATGCGGTGCATATCGGTCACTCTACCGGTGGTGGGGAAGTGATCCGCTATGTCGCTAAATACGGACAGGGACGCGTGGCCAAAGCGGTGCTGGTAAGTGCTGTAACGCCTATTATGGTGAAGAATGACAACAACCCTGACGGCGTTCCGATGTCTGTATTCGACGAAATACGCGTCAATACTGCCACTAACAGGCAACAGTTTTTCCAGGACTTCACCATTCCTTTCTATGGTTACAACCGGGAAGGCGCTAAAAAGTCCCAGGGCATCATGGACAACTGGTGGCGCCAGGGAATGATGGGCGCTATCAAAGCTCATTATGATTGTATCAAAGCGTTTTCAGAAACGGATTTCACCGAAGACCTGAAGAGCGTGGATGTGCCTGTGCTGGTGATGCACGGCGAAGATGACCAGATCGTTCCGATTGCTACTACCGGCGTAAAAGCTGCCCAGCTGCTGAAGAACGGTAAACTGATTTCCTATCCTGGTTTCCCGCACGGCATGCCTACTACGGAGGCTGCTACCATCAATGCGGACCTGCTGGCTTTCATCAAAGCGTAA
- a CDS encoding pirin family protein, whose protein sequence is MVQYIFHKADSRGHDHHDWLDSRKTFSFGDYYNPRRMGFGALRVLNDDTLPAGKGFGLHPHDNMEIISIPLKGSLKHEDSAGNKAVAAAGTIQVMHAGSGLFHSEYNNSQDEVAEFLQIWVYPEELNTAPRYTLGQLQQDATRNRLHAFITPDSPEGSYVRKDVWFSTGHFDHGTAFTYPLHLSDNGVYAFVIDGRFSVDGKELSARDGLGISGTSAIEIKALSDDARLLLMEVPMVIHQ, encoded by the coding sequence ATGGTACAGTACATTTTTCATAAAGCAGACAGCCGGGGACATGACCACCATGACTGGCTGGACAGCCGCAAGACATTCAGTTTTGGCGACTATTACAATCCCCGGAGAATGGGTTTTGGCGCCCTGCGGGTATTGAATGACGATACCCTGCCGGCTGGTAAAGGATTTGGCCTTCATCCGCATGATAATATGGAGATCATCAGTATCCCGCTGAAAGGCAGCCTGAAACATGAAGATTCAGCCGGTAACAAGGCCGTCGCCGCCGCGGGGACCATTCAGGTGATGCATGCCGGCAGCGGCCTGTTTCACAGCGAATACAACAACAGCCAGGACGAAGTGGCCGAGTTCCTGCAGATCTGGGTGTATCCTGAAGAGCTGAACACAGCGCCACGGTACACGCTGGGACAGCTGCAACAGGACGCCACCAGGAACCGTTTGCATGCATTCATCACGCCTGACAGCCCGGAGGGGAGCTATGTCCGTAAAGACGTATGGTTCAGCACCGGCCATTTTGATCATGGCACTGCCTTTACCTATCCGCTTCACCTGTCGGACAACGGCGTGTATGCGTTTGTGATAGACGGCCGCTTTTCCGTTGATGGAAAAGAGCTGTCCGCAAGAGACGGGCTGGGCATATCAGGGACTTCAGCAATTGAAATAAAAGCACTGAGCGATGACGCGCGTCTATTGCTTATGGAAGTGCCTATGGTGATTCATCAGTAA
- a CDS encoding ring-cleaving dioxygenase has translation MENKILGLHHITAIAADAQRNYDFYTKVLGQRMVKKTVNFDDPGTYHFYYGDEHGTPGTILTFFPWENIMPGRTGTGMATEITYAVPEGSLEAWKERLSRFNVSFSEITEHFGEPYLSFTDPDGLQINLMVPKTPDTRTPWQTAEVKADIATRGFHSATLSLKEIDATAGVLTDIFGYRLLAQEGNRYRFITDAVANAGVIDLLALPDGQRGHTGAGTNHHVAFRVANDAIQMEYREKILSKGLEITPKIDRDYFFSLYFREPGGVLFEIATDNPGFTVDEPLEQLGTGLKLPKQYEPVRGEIEKVLPVLK, from the coding sequence ATGGAAAATAAAATACTGGGACTTCATCATATTACCGCCATTGCGGCCGATGCCCAACGCAACTACGATTTTTATACAAAAGTACTCGGACAGAGAATGGTCAAAAAGACCGTTAATTTTGACGATCCCGGCACGTACCATTTCTACTACGGTGATGAGCATGGTACACCAGGTACTATCCTGACTTTCTTCCCCTGGGAAAATATTATGCCCGGCCGCACCGGCACGGGCATGGCCACGGAAATTACCTACGCGGTGCCCGAAGGCAGTCTGGAGGCATGGAAAGAACGTTTGTCCCGTTTTAATGTTTCTTTCTCCGAAATAACAGAACACTTCGGCGAACCTTATCTTTCTTTCACTGATCCTGACGGGCTTCAAATCAACCTGATGGTGCCGAAAACTCCCGATACCCGCACGCCATGGCAGACAGCTGAGGTAAAAGCGGATATCGCTACCAGGGGTTTTCACAGCGCTACTTTGTCACTGAAAGAAATAGACGCTACCGCCGGCGTACTGACAGACATCTTCGGTTACCGCCTGCTGGCACAGGAAGGGAACCGCTACCGCTTCATCACGGACGCTGTGGCCAATGCAGGCGTCATCGATCTGCTGGCGCTGCCTGATGGCCAGAGAGGACATACCGGCGCAGGCACCAATCACCACGTGGCCTTCCGGGTGGCGAACGATGCGATTCAGATGGAATACCGGGAAAAGATACTCAGTAAAGGATTGGAGATCACTCCTAAAATTGACAGGGATTATTTCTTCTCTCTTTATTTCAGGGAGCCGGGTGGCGTACTGTTCGAAATTGCAACTGATAATCCCGGTTTCACCGTGGACGAACCGCTGGAACAACTGGGCACCGGTCTTAAACTTCCGAAACAGTATGAACCGGTCAGAGGTGAGATTGAAAAAGTATTGCCGGTATTAAAATAG
- a CDS encoding alpha/beta hydrolase: protein MHKENIVTAGKPIATASKALIMVHGRGASAEDILSLARWLPVSDYALLAPQATNHTWYPQSFLAPPAQNEPWLSSALDLLKKMTDDLQQQGIAREHIYFLGFSQGACLTLEFVARNAAKYGGAVAFTGGLIGDKIYQENYNGTFDGMPVFIGSSNPDFHVPVQRVHESAAILQKMGAGVTEKIYDNMGHTIIEDEIRLASELVFS, encoded by the coding sequence ATGCATAAAGAGAATATTGTTACAGCAGGGAAACCAATAGCCACGGCGTCGAAGGCGTTGATCATGGTGCATGGCAGGGGCGCTTCGGCAGAAGATATCCTGTCGCTGGCCAGGTGGTTGCCGGTGAGCGATTATGCATTGCTGGCGCCGCAGGCCACCAATCATACCTGGTATCCGCAGTCTTTCCTGGCGCCGCCGGCGCAGAACGAACCGTGGCTTTCTTCCGCGTTGGACTTACTGAAAAAAATGACGGACGATTTGCAGCAGCAGGGCATTGCGCGGGAGCATATTTATTTTCTGGGCTTTTCCCAGGGCGCCTGCCTGACACTGGAATTCGTTGCCAGGAATGCTGCGAAGTATGGTGGCGCCGTGGCTTTCACCGGTGGATTGATCGGCGATAAAATATATCAGGAAAATTATAACGGTACTTTTGATGGAATGCCTGTCTTCATCGGCAGCTCCAATCCCGATTTCCATGTACCCGTGCAACGGGTACATGAATCTGCTGCCATCTTACAAAAGATGGGAGCGGGCGTAACGGAAAAGATATACGACAATATGGGACATACCATCATCGAAGATGAGATCAGGCTGGCCAGCGAACTGGTATTTAGTTGA